In one window of Cellulophaga sp. HaHa_2_95 DNA:
- the atpH gene encoding ATP synthase F1 subunit delta, translating into MSESRAAIRYAKATLDQAIDNKALEAMEADMRSIVDTISESKELSDALSSPIVNSADKKNILLAVFKDTNAITKGLIGVLVDNKRISLLNEVALKYLIINEDLKGQGVAFVTTAVPLTADLEKKILDKVIELTGKKVVLKSTIDEKILGGFVLRLGDLQYDASIASKLGNLKREFTNSL; encoded by the coding sequence ATGAGCGAATCTAGAGCTGCAATACGTTACGCAAAAGCTACCTTAGACCAGGCTATTGATAATAAAGCCTTAGAAGCTATGGAAGCAGACATGCGTTCTATTGTTGATACCATAAGCGAAAGCAAAGAGCTATCTGATGCTTTAAGCAGCCCTATTGTAAATAGTGCTGATAAAAAGAATATCTTGCTAGCGGTTTTCAAAGACACTAATGCAATTACAAAAGGCCTTATTGGTGTTTTAGTAGACAATAAAAGAATTTCGTTATTAAACGAAGTTGCTTTAAAGTATCTTATTATTAATGAAGATTTAAAAGGACAAGGTGTTGCGTTTGTAACTACTGCTGTGCCTTTAACAGCCGATTTAGAAAAAAAGATACTTGATAAAGTAATAGAATTAACTGGAAAAAAAGTGGTGCTTAAAAGTACTATCGACGAAAAAATTCTAGGAGGTTTTGTTTTACGCTTAGGTGATTTACAGTACGATGCAAGCATCGCTAGTAAATTAGGAAATTTAAAAAGAGAATTTACAAACAGTTTATAA
- the atpB gene encoding F0F1 ATP synthase subunit A, translating into MNIASKYISRVALLIILTFSLQGFSMSDPEKEAHVEATEGKINTKEGIDNYIKHHLKDSHDFHLYSYTNDAGETKHIGFPLPVILWSSNGLVTFMSSEFHHDDNGQVIVNRGGSKFTKLHSVIYELDANATAISFDEHHHPENAHKPLDFSITKSVFGMLLAGLLMILGFRALASGYKKSPIPTGFARVLEPLVLYVRDEIARPNIGEKHYRKFMGFLLTVFFFIWVLNLLGLTPLGFNVTGQIAVTVCLALFTFLIVQFNGNKEYWKHIFWMPGVPVLMKIALIPVELLGILTKPFSLFVRLFANITAGHSVVMGIAALMILLKAQFGTVGATGISVFLTLFLTVIELLVAFLQAYIFTMLSSLFIGMAVAEHDHEHEHDAHGHEVADTEDVRADFI; encoded by the coding sequence ATGAATATAGCATCAAAATACATTAGTAGAGTAGCTTTATTAATTATCCTTACATTCTCATTACAAGGGTTTTCCATGTCTGATCCAGAAAAGGAAGCGCATGTGGAGGCTACAGAAGGTAAGATAAACACTAAAGAGGGGATTGACAATTATATCAAGCATCACCTTAAAGATTCTCATGATTTTCACTTGTACTCATATACAAATGATGCTGGAGAGACAAAACATATTGGCTTTCCACTACCTGTAATCTTATGGTCAAGTAATGGATTAGTTACTTTTATGTCATCAGAATTTCATCATGATGATAACGGTCAAGTTATCGTAAATCGCGGTGGTTCTAAATTCACAAAATTACATAGTGTAATATACGAGTTAGACGCTAATGCAACAGCCATTAGTTTTGATGAACATCATCACCCAGAAAACGCGCATAAACCTTTAGACTTTTCAATCACTAAAAGTGTTTTCGGAATGCTATTAGCTGGTTTGTTAATGATTTTAGGTTTTAGAGCCTTAGCTAGCGGTTATAAGAAGAGCCCAATCCCTACAGGATTTGCTCGTGTATTGGAACCATTAGTATTATATGTACGTGACGAAATAGCAAGACCAAACATTGGTGAAAAGCATTACCGTAAATTTATGGGCTTTTTATTAACGGTATTTTTCTTTATTTGGGTATTAAACTTATTAGGCTTAACACCACTAGGATTTAACGTTACAGGGCAAATTGCCGTAACAGTTTGTTTGGCTTTATTTACCTTCTTAATCGTTCAATTTAACGGAAATAAAGAATACTGGAAGCATATTTTCTGGATGCCAGGCGTACCTGTATTAATGAAAATAGCTTTAATACCTGTTGAATTGCTAGGTATTTTAACTAAACCATTCTCCTTATTTGTACGTTTATTTGCAAACATTACCGCGGGTCACTCTGTTGTAATGGGTATTGCAGCATTGATGATCTTATTAAAAGCACAGTTTGGAACTGTTGGAGCAACAGGTATATCTGTCTTCCTTACATTATTCTTAACAGTTATAGAATTATTAGTAGCTTTTTTACAGGCGTATATTTTCACCATGTTGTCGTCGCTATTTATAGGTATGGCGGTAGCAGAACATGATCACGAACACGAGCATGATGCTCATGGCCATGAAGTTGCCGATACAGAAGATGTAAGAGCAGATTTTATTTAA
- a CDS encoding AtpZ/AtpI family protein, with the protein MEPQKPRKKINKGLQTATKLSGIGIQMGLTIYLGNLLGSWLDEKYATNYLEISITLVAIFVSMYSMIRQANNLNK; encoded by the coding sequence ATGGAACCGCAAAAGCCTCGTAAAAAAATTAACAAGGGTTTACAAACTGCAACAAAACTTTCGGGAATAGGGATCCAAATGGGCCTTACCATTTATTTAGGAAACTTATTAGGTTCTTGGCTAGACGAAAAATACGCAACAAATTATTTAGAAATTTCTATCACACTTGTTGCTATCTTTGTATCTATGTATTCCATGATACGTCAAGCCAATAACCTTAATAAATAA
- a CDS encoding DUF5687 family protein, whose protein sequence is MFKHFITLQWKSFFRAASLKSSIAIKILMGFAAVYMTAIFIGMGVGAYFVIEDMNIGDPFDVINKFIIYYLIVDLVFRYMLQKMPVTNIKPLLYLPFKKSQVVNFSLAKTIVSYFNWSHAFFFIPLSIVLLTKGYSAAGIIGWHLALIAIIYCNNFINVLVNNKDNIFYPLVGLIALLGLFQYLQWFDITRYTAPFFNALYAIPWISIILLLLAFGLYYAAFIYFKKNLYLDAGLQTKQTIAKTEDLSWLNRFGNLGTFLKNDIKLIKRNKRSKMAVITSFFFIFYGFLFFTGTIEAYDGPIWRIFAGIFISGGFLFSFGQFVPSWDSSYYPLMMSQNIKYKEYLNSKWYLMVIATIISTIIASFYLYFGLDAYLAVLVGAIYNIGVNSYVVLLGGAYTRTPIDLTSAKKAFGDKQSFNLKTVMLTMPKLLLPLLIYGIGHYLISPTAGYIFVAMAGVLGFAFKGFVFKKIEKIYKKEKYKTLLAYKQVS, encoded by the coding sequence ATGTTCAAACATTTTATAACCCTACAATGGAAATCATTCTTTAGAGCGGCTTCTTTAAAAAGTAGTATCGCCATTAAAATTCTAATGGGTTTTGCCGCTGTATACATGACAGCAATCTTTATTGGAATGGGTGTTGGTGCCTACTTTGTTATTGAAGACATGAACATTGGTGATCCTTTTGATGTCATCAATAAATTCATAATTTACTATTTAATTGTAGATCTTGTTTTCCGGTACATGCTTCAAAAAATGCCTGTAACCAATATAAAGCCACTACTCTACCTCCCTTTTAAGAAAAGTCAAGTGGTTAATTTTTCGCTTGCAAAAACAATAGTATCTTATTTCAATTGGTCTCATGCGTTCTTTTTCATCCCTCTTTCTATAGTACTATTGACTAAAGGGTATTCTGCAGCTGGAATTATTGGTTGGCATCTAGCCCTAATCGCTATTATCTATTGCAACAATTTCATCAATGTTCTCGTAAACAACAAGGATAATATCTTTTATCCACTAGTGGGGTTAATCGCACTCTTAGGATTATTTCAATATTTACAATGGTTTGACATAACGAGGTATACTGCACCATTTTTCAATGCACTCTACGCCATACCATGGATTTCTATTATACTTTTGTTGCTAGCGTTTGGCTTATACTATGCCGCCTTCATCTATTTTAAAAAGAATTTGTACTTAGACGCAGGATTGCAGACCAAGCAAACCATCGCTAAAACAGAAGATTTAAGTTGGTTGAATAGATTTGGGAATTTAGGCACCTTCTTAAAGAACGACATCAAACTAATAAAAAGAAATAAACGCTCTAAAATGGCGGTGATTACGAGTTTCTTTTTCATATTCTACGGATTCCTATTTTTCACAGGAACTATAGAAGCGTATGATGGTCCAATCTGGCGCATATTTGCAGGAATTTTCATTTCAGGCGGATTCCTTTTTAGTTTCGGGCAATTTGTACCCAGTTGGGACAGTTCTTATTACCCCCTAATGATGTCACAAAACATTAAATACAAAGAGTACTTAAATTCTAAATGGTATTTAATGGTGATTGCCACCATCATTAGCACCATCATTGCATCGTTTTATTTATACTTTGGCTTAGATGCTTATTTGGCTGTACTTGTCGGGGCCATTTATAATATAGGCGTAAATTCTTATGTAGTACTACTAGGCGGGGCCTATACAAGGACCCCAATAGATTTAACCTCTGCAAAAAAAGCTTTTGGAGACAAGCAGTCTTTTAATTTAAAAACAGTAATGCTAACCATGCCTAAGCTTCTACTGCCCCTACTTATTTACGGAATAGGACATTATCTAATTAGTCCGACAGCAGGGTACATCTTTGTAGCTATGGCCGGTGTCTTAGGATTTGCTTTTAAAGGATTTGTCTTTAAAAAGATAGAAAAAATATACAAAAAAGAAAAATATAAGACCTTGTTAGCCTACAAACAAGTAAGCTAA
- a CDS encoding F0F1 ATP synthase subunit B: MDIFNDFPIGLFFMQAFILLILIALMVKFAWKPILNSLNERETGIADALAAAEKAKKEMQNITADSERLLQEARAERESMIKDAREIKDKMLADAKDQAKAEGDKMLANAQEAILSEKKAAVADIKNQVATLSVEIAEKVIKEQLANKDKQLQLVENMLGDIKLN; this comes from the coding sequence ATGGATATTTTTAACGATTTTCCAATAGGCTTATTTTTCATGCAAGCTTTTATCCTATTAATCTTAATTGCATTAATGGTTAAATTTGCTTGGAAACCAATTTTAAATTCTTTGAACGAAAGAGAAACTGGTATTGCTGATGCACTTGCTGCTGCTGAAAAAGCCAAAAAAGAAATGCAAAACATCACTGCTGATAGTGAGCGTTTATTACAAGAAGCTCGTGCTGAAAGAGAATCAATGATTAAAGATGCGCGTGAGATTAAAGATAAAATGCTAGCTGATGCTAAAGATCAAGCAAAAGCAGAAGGCGATAAAATGCTAGCCAATGCTCAAGAAGCAATTCTTAGTGAGAAAAAAGCAGCAGTTGCAGATATTAAAAATCAAGTAGCTACTTTATCTGTAGAAATTGCAGAAAAAGTAATTAAAGAACAATTAGCTAACAAAGACAAGCAATTACAATTGGTTGAGAATATGTTAGGTGATATCAAATTAAACTAG
- the atpG gene encoding ATP synthase F1 subunit gamma, translated as MANLKEIRNRIASVSSTMQITSAMKMVSAAKLKKAQDAITAMRPYSDKLTELLQSLSASLEGDAGSVYAQNREVNKVLVVAITSNRGLCGAFNTNIIKQSMLLANQTYAGKQVEFMAIGKKANDILKKKYTVIENHSSVYEDLTFEAISAIAEELMALFTNGTYDKIDIVYNKFKNAATQIVMTEQFLPIVPVSGESATTAADYVYEPSKFEIVEQLIPKSLKTQLYKGVRDSFASEHGARMTAMHKATDNATELRNQLKLTYNKARQAAITNEILEIVGGAEALAN; from the coding sequence ATGGCAAACTTAAAAGAAATACGTAACAGGATAGCATCAGTTTCTTCAACGATGCAGATTACCAGTGCCATGAAAATGGTATCTGCTGCAAAATTGAAAAAAGCACAAGATGCCATCACTGCAATGCGTCCTTATTCAGATAAGCTTACTGAACTTTTACAAAGTTTAAGTGCTAGTCTTGAAGGAGATGCTGGTAGTGTATATGCTCAAAACCGTGAGGTAAATAAAGTATTGGTAGTGGCTATAACTTCAAACAGAGGTTTATGTGGTGCTTTCAACACTAACATTATCAAGCAAAGTATGCTTTTAGCGAACCAAACATATGCTGGTAAGCAAGTAGAATTTATGGCTATCGGTAAGAAGGCTAACGATATTCTTAAAAAGAAATATACCGTTATCGAAAATCATAGCTCGGTTTATGAAGATTTGACTTTCGAAGCTATTTCTGCAATTGCTGAAGAATTAATGGCATTATTTACGAATGGAACCTACGATAAGATTGACATTGTATATAATAAATTCAAAAATGCAGCTACGCAGATAGTAATGACGGAACAATTTTTACCAATTGTTCCTGTATCAGGAGAATCGGCTACAACGGCAGCTGATTATGTTTATGAGCCCTCAAAGTTTGAAATCGTTGAGCAATTAATTCCTAAGTCCTTAAAAACACAATTGTATAAAGGGGTAAGAGATTCTTTTGCTAGTGAGCATGGAGCACGTATGACCGCAATGCATAAAGCTACAGATAACGCTACTGAATTAAGAAATCAATTGAAGCTGACATACAACAAAGCAAGACAAGCTGCGATTACTAATGAAATATTAGAAATTGTTGGTGGAGCTGAGGCTTTAGCTAATTAG
- a CDS encoding polymer-forming cytoskeletal protein encodes MFSDNKKQKPKTMTELGGQPNRIEKNTRIKGDIISEADFRIDGKLDGNVKTSGKVVIGKDGYIHGKVECVNADIEGSFNGELLVSDLLSLKSSAVIEGVVSVAKLAVEPGATFNAACTMGGGKLPSQNKTATTANGTAKAS; translated from the coding sequence ATGTTTTCAGACAATAAAAAGCAAAAACCTAAAACAATGACAGAACTAGGAGGACAACCAAACAGAATTGAAAAAAACACTCGTATTAAAGGAGACATTATTTCTGAAGCAGATTTTAGAATTGATGGTAAATTAGATGGGAATGTAAAAACTTCTGGAAAAGTTGTAATTGGCAAAGATGGCTATATCCACGGTAAAGTGGAATGCGTAAATGCAGATATTGAAGGAAGCTTCAATGGAGAGCTTTTAGTATCTGATCTTTTATCCTTAAAATCCTCTGCCGTTATAGAAGGTGTAGTTTCTGTAGCAAAACTAGCTGTAGAACCAGGCGCAACATTTAATGCCGCTTGTACTATGGGAGGTGGTAAATTACCTTCTCAAAACAAAACAGCTACTACTGCAAATGGAACCGCAAAAGCCTCGTAA
- the atpE gene encoding ATP synthase F0 subunit C, whose translation MYNLIGAGLIVIGGGIGLGMIGGKAMEGIARQPEAAGKIQTAMIIIGALLEGLAFGALLLGKN comes from the coding sequence ATGTACAATTTAATTGGAGCAGGATTAATCGTAATCGGTGGTGGTATCGGTTTAGGTATGATTGGTGGTAAAGCAATGGAAGGTATTGCTCGTCAACCTGAAGCAGCTGGTAAAATCCAAACTGCGATGATCATTATCGGAGCATTATTAGAAGGTTTAGCATTCGGTGCTTTACTTTTAGGTAAAAACTAA
- a CDS encoding ABC transporter ATP-binding protein, whose amino-acid sequence MITVQNITKTYGKNTVLNIPALEIPKGQSFGLVGNNGAGKTTLFSLLLDLIQPTTGHINNNGVQVNTSEDWKPFTTAFIDETFLIGYLTAEEYFYFIGELRGQNKADVNALLSNFQDFFHGEILGQTKYLRDLSKGNQKKAGIVASFIGNPEVVILDEPFANLDPTTQIRLKGIIKDLAANNNVTVLVSSHDLIHVTEVCERIVVLNKGELVKDIETSEATLKELELFFAG is encoded by the coding sequence ATGATAACAGTACAAAACATAACCAAGACCTACGGGAAGAATACCGTTTTGAATATACCCGCATTAGAAATCCCTAAAGGTCAGAGTTTTGGACTGGTCGGAAATAATGGTGCTGGTAAAACAACCTTATTTAGTTTATTATTAGACCTAATTCAGCCAACAACGGGGCATATTAATAATAATGGTGTGCAAGTAAATACAAGTGAAGATTGGAAACCCTTTACCACCGCTTTTATTGATGAAACGTTTCTGATTGGTTATTTGACTGCAGAAGAATATTTCTACTTTATAGGGGAACTAAGAGGCCAGAACAAAGCAGATGTCAATGCACTACTTTCTAATTTCCAAGACTTTTTTCATGGGGAAATTCTAGGGCAGACTAAATATTTGCGTGATCTATCTAAAGGAAATCAGAAAAAAGCAGGGATTGTAGCTTCTTTCATAGGAAATCCTGAAGTAGTAATATTAGATGAACCCTTTGCGAACCTAGATCCAACCACACAGATACGTTTAAAAGGTATTATAAAAGATTTGGCCGCAAACAATAATGTAACGGTTTTAGTTTCTAGTCACGACCTAATTCATGTCACCGAAGTTTGCGAACGTATTGTAGTATTAAACAAAGGAGAACTGGTCAAAGATATTGAAACTTCTGAAGCGACTTTGAAGGAATTGGAGCTGTTTTTCGCTGGATAA
- a CDS encoding DUF6168 family protein, translated as MLKSILQYIIVFTLLFLVGTYTHLAILDYSIPFPLEKMYLFHYLFSLGICILFAYLAFSDILKEQLGLIYLAALLLKLIFFAIVFKSAIFSEAVIPRIDRFSMLIPLILFLFVEVLFISKILKKI; from the coding sequence TTGCTCAAATCTATTTTACAATACATTATTGTATTTACCTTATTATTTCTAGTGGGTACATATACCCACTTAGCCATTTTAGACTACTCTATTCCTTTTCCTTTAGAGAAAATGTATCTCTTTCATTATCTCTTCTCTTTAGGCATCTGCATTCTCTTTGCTTATCTTGCTTTTTCAGATATCCTGAAAGAACAATTAGGATTAATATACCTAGCTGCGCTTTTATTAAAGCTAATTTTCTTTGCCATAGTATTCAAAAGCGCTATTTTTAGCGAGGCCGTTATACCACGTATAGACCGGTTTTCTATGTTGATTCCCCTTATTCTATTTCTATTCGTAGAGGTACTATTTATCTCAAAAATTCTAAAGAAAATCTAG
- the atpA gene encoding F0F1 ATP synthase subunit alpha yields MAGVKAAEVSAILKQQLSGFEATASLDEVGTVLQIGDGIARVYGLSNVQYGELVEFEGGLQGIVLNLEEDNVGVVLLSPSRDIKEGTVVKRTQTIASIEVGEGIVGRVVNTLGKPIDGKGAIAGELYKLPLERKAPGVVYRQPVTEPLQTGIKAIDAMIPVGRGQRELVIGDRQTGKTTVCIDAILNQKEFYDAGKPVYCIYVAIGQKASTVANIAQTLEDNGALAYTTIVAANASDPASMQVYAPFAGAAIGEYFRDTGRPALIIYDDLSKQAVAYREISLLLRRPPGREAYPGDVFYLHSRLLERSAKIIANDAIAKDMNDLPDALKPIVKGGGSLTALPIIETQAGDVSAYIPTNVISITDGQIFLEQDLFNQGVRPAINVGISVSRVGGNAQIKSMKKVAGTLKLDQAQFRELEAFAKFGSDLDAATLNVIEKGRRNVEILKQAQNDPFTVEDQVAIIYAGSKNLLRDVPVEKIKEFERDFIEFLNAKHRDTLDSLKAGKLTDEVIDVLTSVCKDLSAKYKK; encoded by the coding sequence ATGGCAGGAGTAAAAGCCGCTGAAGTATCAGCAATATTAAAACAGCAATTATCAGGATTTGAAGCTACAGCCTCTTTAGACGAAGTAGGTACAGTTTTACAAATTGGTGATGGTATTGCAAGAGTTTACGGATTATCTAACGTACAATATGGTGAGTTAGTAGAATTTGAAGGCGGGTTACAAGGTATCGTTCTTAACTTGGAAGAAGACAACGTTGGTGTTGTACTTTTAAGTCCTTCTAGAGACATCAAAGAAGGTACTGTAGTTAAAAGAACTCAGACTATTGCTTCTATTGAAGTTGGTGAAGGTATTGTTGGCCGTGTTGTAAATACATTAGGAAAACCAATTGATGGTAAAGGTGCTATTGCTGGTGAACTATACAAATTACCTTTAGAGCGTAAAGCTCCAGGTGTTGTTTACCGTCAACCCGTTACAGAACCATTACAAACAGGTATTAAAGCAATTGATGCTATGATTCCTGTAGGTAGAGGACAACGTGAGTTGGTTATTGGTGACCGTCAAACAGGTAAAACTACGGTTTGTATTGACGCCATCTTAAATCAAAAAGAATTTTACGATGCTGGGAAACCAGTATATTGTATATATGTTGCTATAGGTCAAAAAGCATCTACAGTAGCAAACATTGCACAAACATTAGAAGACAACGGAGCTTTAGCCTATACTACTATTGTAGCAGCTAACGCATCAGATCCTGCTTCTATGCAAGTTTACGCACCATTTGCAGGAGCTGCAATTGGAGAGTACTTTAGAGACACTGGTAGACCAGCTTTAATTATCTATGATGATTTATCTAAACAAGCAGTTGCCTACAGAGAAATTTCTCTTTTATTAAGAAGACCACCAGGACGTGAAGCGTATCCAGGTGATGTTTTCTACCTACACTCTCGTTTATTAGAGCGTTCTGCAAAAATCATTGCAAATGATGCTATTGCGAAAGACATGAATGATTTACCGGATGCATTAAAGCCTATCGTGAAAGGTGGAGGTTCTTTAACTGCATTACCAATTATTGAAACACAAGCAGGTGATGTTTCTGCATATATCCCAACAAACGTAATTTCTATTACTGATGGGCAGATATTCTTAGAGCAAGATTTATTCAACCAAGGGGTACGTCCGGCAATTAATGTAGGTATATCTGTATCTCGTGTTGGTGGTAACGCTCAGATTAAATCAATGAAAAAAGTAGCAGGTACTTTAAAACTAGATCAAGCACAATTCCGTGAATTGGAAGCTTTTGCTAAGTTTGGTTCAGATTTAGATGCTGCGACATTAAACGTTATTGAAAAAGGACGCCGTAATGTTGAGATTTTAAAACAAGCACAAAACGATCCTTTTACAGTAGAAGATCAGGTTGCTATTATCTATGCAGGTTCTAAAAACTTGTTAAGAGATGTTCCAGTAGAAAAAATTAAAGAGTTTGAACGTGATTTTATAGAGTTCTTAAACGCAAAACATAGAGACACGCTAGATTCTTTAAAAGCAGGTAAATTAACAGATGAAGTTATCGATGTATTGACTTCTGTTTGTAAAGATTTATCAGCGAAATATAAAAAATAA
- a CDS encoding lipopolysaccharide assembly protein LapB: MKLQFKLIAALVFGGVLFNACSTKKDAFVNRNWHALNTKYNVLYNGNIAFEEGREELNASYQDNYWEVLPIERITIREEIILDSENKNPKFEIAEEKATKAIQKHSMEIKDTERNPQTDEAFLLLGKTRYFEQRFLPALEAFNYILRKYPKSDKLNEAAIWREKVNIRLENDELALKNLKRLFKFEVLEDQEYADAKAMMAQAYINLSKIDTAIQNLKVASSYTKKNPEKGRYYYIIGQLYNQLGYKDSANYAFDKIIHLNRKSPREYMINAHLQKINNTQLTPENNLEIYEYLTDLEEDRENRPFLDKIFRQVAEFHLENKSDSLAIAYFNKSLRATQNKPQLNALNYENLGEYNFDRNDYKIAGAYYDSTLVNLPENTKKFRAIKKKLDNLEDVIYYEDVVQYADSVINIYQMPKEKQLVYFGAYIKDLKEKDSLAAKKEIERQNRGISAFAETKAGKQNKGKFYFYNITSLGYGKTDFRTRWGDRTLEDNWRWLDKGKTTISEEELVADNAATGTTGLTEEQKYSIDFYMDQIPTEVTVIDSLKTERNLSNYQLGLIYKEKFKENLLASGKLETVLKSNPEERLILPSKYNLYKIYEESGSPLMAQMKENIITNHPDSRYAEILLNPNAVLEGDTDSPDAKYAELYKRFTNQEYLQVITGAQENITKFTGDPIVPKLEMLKANAIGRIQGYDAFEEALNYVALNYPNNPEGKKAKEIIADQLPKLAPKEFLQPNPAKKAENWKLVFPFKMDATEPVAKLKEELEKAIKDLKYRNTVSLDMYNLENKFVVVHGFKTEEYALGFAELIKNNKDYRIADENFVILSSNYKIIQVHKNLTAYKTHTVTIPKP, encoded by the coding sequence TTGAAGCTTCAGTTTAAACTTATTGCCGCTCTTGTTTTTGGAGGCGTACTTTTCAATGCATGTTCCACGAAGAAAGATGCTTTTGTAAACCGTAATTGGCACGCACTAAATACCAAGTACAATGTTTTGTACAATGGTAATATTGCTTTTGAAGAAGGTAGAGAAGAACTCAACGCTTCTTACCAAGATAATTATTGGGAGGTTTTGCCTATAGAACGCATTACCATTCGCGAAGAAATTATTTTAGATTCTGAGAATAAGAATCCAAAATTTGAAATTGCGGAAGAAAAAGCCACGAAAGCCATACAGAAACACAGTATGGAAATAAAGGATACAGAACGTAACCCACAAACCGACGAGGCTTTTCTTCTACTTGGAAAAACACGTTATTTTGAACAACGCTTTCTCCCGGCACTTGAAGCCTTCAACTACATCCTAAGAAAATACCCAAAAAGCGATAAGCTCAATGAAGCTGCAATTTGGCGTGAGAAAGTTAATATTCGTTTAGAAAATGATGAGCTAGCTTTAAAAAATTTAAAAAGGCTATTTAAGTTTGAGGTTCTAGAAGACCAAGAATATGCAGATGCTAAAGCAATGATGGCACAAGCCTACATCAATCTAAGTAAAATTGATACGGCAATTCAGAATCTGAAAGTAGCCTCTTCGTACACTAAAAAAAATCCTGAAAAAGGACGCTATTACTACATTATAGGGCAACTTTACAATCAATTGGGTTATAAAGATAGTGCCAATTATGCCTTTGATAAAATAATACACTTAAATCGTAAGTCTCCACGTGAGTACATGATCAATGCACACCTTCAGAAGATAAATAATACCCAACTTACTCCTGAAAACAACTTAGAGATTTATGAATACTTGACTGATTTAGAAGAAGACCGTGAAAACAGACCTTTCTTAGATAAGATTTTTCGCCAAGTTGCCGAGTTTCATTTAGAAAATAAATCCGATAGTTTAGCTATAGCTTATTTTAATAAATCATTGAGAGCTACACAAAATAAGCCGCAACTAAATGCATTGAATTACGAAAATCTTGGAGAGTACAATTTTGATAGAAATGATTACAAAATTGCTGGTGCTTATTATGACAGTACCCTTGTAAACTTACCCGAGAATACTAAAAAATTCCGCGCTATAAAGAAAAAGCTAGACAACCTAGAAGATGTTATTTATTATGAGGACGTAGTTCAGTACGCTGATAGTGTTATTAACATATACCAAATGCCAAAAGAAAAGCAATTAGTTTACTTTGGCGCCTATATAAAAGACTTAAAAGAGAAAGATTCCCTAGCTGCTAAAAAAGAAATTGAACGTCAAAATAGAGGCATCAGTGCTTTTGCAGAGACAAAAGCCGGCAAACAAAACAAAGGCAAGTTTTATTTTTACAACATTACTAGTTTAGGGTACGGTAAAACAGATTTTAGAACCCGTTGGGGCGATCGTACGTTAGAAGATAACTGGCGCTGGTTAGATAAAGGGAAAACTACTATCTCTGAAGAAGAGTTAGTAGCAGATAATGCAGCTACCGGAACAACTGGACTTACAGAAGAGCAAAAATATTCCATAGATTTCTATATGGATCAGATCCCTACAGAGGTTACGGTTATAGATAGTTTAAAAACAGAACGAAATTTATCCAATTACCAATTAGGTTTAATTTATAAAGAAAAATTTAAAGAAAATCTTTTAGCATCGGGTAAATTAGAAACGGTATTGAAATCTAATCCTGAAGAACGTTTAATACTGCCTTCTAAATACAATTTGTATAAAATATATGAAGAATCTGGTAGTCCGCTTATGGCTCAGATGAAAGAAAACATTATTACCAACCACCCAGATTCTCGCTATGCAGAGATTTTACTAAATCCTAATGCGGTATTAGAAGGAGACACAGATAGCCCTGATGCTAAATATGCCGAATTATATAAGCGATTTACCAATCAGGAATATTTGCAAGTAATTACGGGTGCACAGGAAAATATTACGAAGTTTACAGGAGATCCTATTGTGCCTAAATTAGAAATGCTGAAAGCAAATGCAATCGGTAGAATACAAGGTTATGATGCTTTTGAGGAAGCTTTAAATTATGTTGCCTTAAACTACCCTAATAATCCTGAAGGCAAAAAAGCAAAAGAAATTATTGCCGATCAATTGCCTAAATTGGCTCCTAAGGAATTCTTACAACCCAATCCTGCTAAAAAAGCAGAAAACTGGAAGTTAGTATTCCCATTTAAAATGGACGCAACAGAACCCGTTGCTAAACTAAAAGAAGAATTAGAAAAAGCCATAAAAGATTTAAAATATAGAAATACGGTATCTCTTGATATGTACAATTTAGAGAATAAGTTTGTTGTTGTGCACGGATTTAAAACTGAAGAATACGCTCTTGGGTTTGCTGAATTAATAAAAAACAATAAAGACTATAGAATAGCGGATGAGAATTTCGTAATTTTATCTTCGAACTACAAAATTATTCAGGTTCATAAAAATTTAACGGCTTACAAAACACACACAGTAACAATCCCAAAACCGTAG